One segment of Methanobacterium formicicum DNA contains the following:
- a CDS encoding DUF434 domain-containing protein translates to MNFQDPILTEAKKDFQYLLERGFPRTGALEYVGNHYLLGDLERNYLIRTVFPRAKIESRRNKLILLSDIKGKDVLLDGYNVLITVEALIQGEKEVVVKCEDGVIRDVKAVFGKYKKNENTAPALNSIISLLKIFKPKGVFFFFDSPVSLSGELARATREILNTQKVSGDAQTSENVDSQLISLSHEVDGVVATSDGIVMDKVDKVLDVPSYVSRLNRGKPAVK, encoded by the coding sequence ATGAATTTTCAGGATCCTATTTTAACCGAAGCTAAAAAAGACTTCCAGTACCTTTTAGAGCGTGGTTTTCCCCGTACTGGGGCTCTGGAATATGTGGGTAACCATTACTTACTGGGAGATCTGGAGAGGAATTATCTGATTCGTACAGTGTTTCCTCGCGCAAAAATTGAAAGTCGTAGGAATAAATTAATTTTATTATCCGATATAAAGGGTAAAGATGTCCTCCTGGATGGTTACAATGTTCTTATCACTGTGGAAGCCCTTATACAGGGAGAAAAAGAAGTGGTAGTAAAATGTGAGGATGGAGTTATCCGGGATGTGAAGGCGGTCTTCGGGAAGTATAAAAAGAATGAAAATACAGCACCTGCCTTGAATTCTATCATTTCCCTGCTGAAGATCTTCAAACCTAAAGGTGTGTTCTTTTTCTTTGACAGTCCGGTGAGTTTAAGTGGGGAGCTGGCCAGGGCCACCCGGGAAATTTTAAACACACAAAAAGTGTCCGGTGATGCCCAGACCTCAGAAAATGTGGATTCTCAACTGATTAGTTTATCCCATGAAGTGGACGGTGTTGTGGCCACCAGCGATGGTATCGTAATGGACAAAGTGGATAAAGTGCTGGATGTTCCGAGTTATGTGTCTCGTTTAAATAGAGGTAAACCTGCAGTAAAATAA